From the genome of Streptomyces sp. SID8374:
GAGGAAACCCTCGCCGCAATCCGGCACGCCCTCGCGACTCTTGACACGTCGTGACCCGGACAGGCCACCGCAGGGTCCAAGCGGCGCGGTGGGCGGCACCTCCTGGGTGCGGGCCCTGCAACGCCTGGCGGCGAGCGAGAGATAGGGACTGTGATGGAAATAAGGATATTAGGTTCAGTTGAGCTGCGAACGACTGGGAAAAGCATCGCGGCGATTCCAGAAAAGATCCGGCAGGTCCTGGCCGCCTTGGCTTGGCAGCCGAACCAGCCCGTCTCCGATGACGTCGTCATACGGAATATTTGGGGTGACAGTCCTCCCCGGAATCCACGTGCTGCGCTGTGCACCTATGCTTCTCGGCTACGTCAGCTGTTTCGCGAAGATGAGGAGCAGGGCCGTTCTCCCCTGACAAGGCACAGTAGCGGCTACGCCCTGGAGGTCGATCCTCGCTGTATCGACCTCCACAGGTTCAGGCTTCTGGTCGGCCAGGCGCGCCAGGCTTCCCGCGCCCGCGACCATCGGTCGGCCTTAGAACTTTTCGACGAAGCGCTGTATTTATGGGGAGCTGTCCCGCTGGCGAACATCAGATCCTCTTGGGCGGAAACTGCTCGCGTGGGACTTGAGCATGAGCGGCTTGCGGCCCTGGTCGACCAGCTGCGCACCAGTTTACTGTTAGGGCGGCATCTGGAGGTAATTCCCCTCCTTCGTCACGTGGTCGCGCAGAACCCATTGGACGAGAACCTGACAGCAATGCTGATGGTCGCCCTGTGCCGAAGCGGGCGAAGCAGTGAGGCGCTGCAAGCTTTCGGGGTGATATACGAGCGCTTGGTTGAGGAGCTGGGAATTTATCCAGGCGTTCCGCTTCGGGACCTGCACTGCAAAATTTTGAGCGAAGATCAATCGATCATGCAGATCGCTTGGTTCATGGCGTGACCGGAGAGTTCACCCTGGATCATCGGTGATATCACTGCTCGGAGTTCATGACAGATCTGTGAAATATACCCGTGGGAGGCTCTACGAGTGGACGGAACACGGCGCGATGCCCGCCTGACGCCATTCACAGGAAGGGCCGATATGCGAAATACGCTACGGCACGTACAGGAAGGTGAACCATGAGTCCTGCA
Proteins encoded in this window:
- a CDS encoding BTAD domain-containing putative transcriptional regulator, encoding MEIRILGSVELRTTGKSIAAIPEKIRQVLAALAWQPNQPVSDDVVIRNIWGDSPPRNPRAALCTYASRLRQLFREDEEQGRSPLTRHSSGYALEVDPRCIDLHRFRLLVGQARQASRARDHRSALELFDEALYLWGAVPLANIRSSWAETARVGLEHERLAALVDQLRTSLLLGRHLEVIPLLRHVVAQNPLDENLTAMLMVALCRSGRSSEALQAFGVIYERLVEELGIYPGVPLRDLHCKILSEDQSIMQIAWFMA